A part of Geothrix oryzae genomic DNA contains:
- a CDS encoding VOC family protein, with the protein MKRVTGIGGVFFKAKDAPALRAWYQRHLGVDVQAWGGAAFDWTDAEGKPVAGTTAWLIDPQESDHFAPSTAPFMVNYRVEDLPGLIKALKEEGCHVLDPMDESEYGKFAWVMDPEGNKVELWEPPAGQ; encoded by the coding sequence ATGAAACGAGTCACTGGCATCGGTGGCGTCTTCTTCAAGGCCAAAGACGCCCCAGCCCTGCGGGCCTGGTACCAGCGGCACTTGGGGGTCGATGTCCAGGCCTGGGGCGGGGCTGCCTTCGATTGGACCGACGCCGAAGGCAAGCCGGTCGCAGGGACCACGGCCTGGTTGATCGATCCGCAGGAAAGCGACCACTTTGCTCCGAGCACCGCGCCCTTCATGGTCAACTACCGGGTGGAGGACCTTCCCGGCCTGATCAAGGCCTTGAAGGAAGAAGGCTGCCATGTGCTCGATCCGATGGACGAATCCGAGTACGGGAAGTTCGCCTGGGTCATGGATCCAGAGGGCAACAAGGTCGAGCTCTGGGAGCCCCCGGCCGGCCAGTGA
- a CDS encoding DUF3788 family protein: MAVNPNPPSTTELKGVLGPALAVWHGVLSHARATHAPLVETWKPSKTEFGRMCLLQQKKRTLLYLTPDQGKVWVAVILGERAFHLALASSLPGGIKKLLLEARPYAEGRGIRFAIHSPDELASIVTLLDIKTALS, encoded by the coding sequence ATGGCCGTGAACCCCAACCCTCCCAGCACGACCGAGCTCAAAGGCGTATTGGGCCCCGCTCTGGCGGTTTGGCATGGGGTCCTCAGCCACGCCAGAGCAACCCATGCGCCCCTGGTCGAAACCTGGAAGCCTTCGAAAACGGAATTCGGCCGCATGTGCCTGCTCCAGCAGAAGAAGCGGACCCTGCTCTACCTCACGCCCGACCAGGGAAAGGTCTGGGTGGCGGTCATTCTGGGCGAACGCGCCTTTCACCTTGCCCTTGCCAGCTCGCTTCCCGGCGGAATCAAGAAGCTGTTACTCGAAGCCAGACCCTATGCCGAAGGTCGCGGAATCCGTTTCGCGATCCATTCTCCAGATGAGCTTGCGTCGATCGTTACACTGCTTGACATCAAAACGGCCCTCTCGTAA
- a CDS encoding DsrE family protein: MKLGVILETNEPEKAWNGVRFCNAALKQGHEVQLFLMSAGVEAESITHEKYDVRAQLYSFAESQGTIRACGTCIRSRHQNESEVCPMSTMDDCLHMVEWADKVITF; the protein is encoded by the coding sequence ATGAAACTCGGCGTCATTCTCGAAACCAATGAACCCGAAAAAGCGTGGAATGGGGTCCGATTCTGCAACGCAGCGCTCAAACAGGGCCACGAAGTCCAATTGTTTCTGATGAGCGCTGGCGTCGAGGCCGAATCCATCACGCACGAAAAATACGATGTTCGGGCCCAGCTCTACTCGTTCGCGGAAAGCCAAGGAACAATCAGGGCTTGCGGAACTTGCATCAGGAGCCGCCATCAGAACGAATCCGAGGTCTGTCCCATGTCAACCATGGACGATTGCCTCCACATGGTCGAATGGGCTGATAAGGTCATCACCTTTTGA
- a CDS encoding Kelch repeat-containing protein, whose product MLAAQLACGGGGSGTQPPGVQPAPVSSLIIAGQMLSPRHSHTATTLLDGRILMAGGNSTTSVSSFDYLGSAETFNPSTKQSMALPTMYLARSTHTSTRIPNGRVYMFGGTVDSRLTHVEYFDPALNDFVLAGHTFTVRWEHTATLLQDGKIFLAGGSGDQNYTCEVFDPSSNTTETVGWLHTQVRSSVTNRSLMTSHLLSDGSVILLGGFGSREDTPYLAPVGIVEVYDPLLKRITVATPLMTPRYSHASTLLPDGRILVIGGVGFDGISRSSLNTTELYDPRNGTVTPGPLLSVARHNFRATPLPDGRVYISGGESSQINLQTGTLRAKNVTVDEIFDPATNRFSLVQGSAPPRFFHATVLSNDGIFYSIGGLGEGGARTEILKFDIK is encoded by the coding sequence ATGCTCGCTGCCCAGCTCGCCTGCGGGGGCGGTGGTTCAGGCACCCAACCACCAGGTGTCCAGCCGGCTCCGGTTTCCAGCCTGATTATTGCGGGTCAGATGCTTTCACCAAGGCATTCCCATACTGCAACCACCCTCTTGGATGGCCGGATATTGATGGCAGGTGGGAATTCGACCACTTCCGTTTCCTCCTTTGACTACTTGGGATCTGCCGAGACCTTCAATCCCTCCACCAAGCAGTCAATGGCTCTGCCAACCATGTATCTCGCTAGGTCTACGCATACCTCCACTCGAATTCCCAACGGTCGAGTCTATATGTTTGGGGGTACCGTCGACAGCCGACTCACACATGTCGAGTACTTTGACCCGGCCCTCAATGATTTTGTTCTGGCTGGCCACACCTTTACGGTCCGCTGGGAGCACACGGCGACGCTCCTGCAGGATGGCAAGATTTTCTTGGCAGGGGGATCAGGGGACCAGAACTATACCTGCGAGGTCTTCGACCCATCCAGCAACACGACAGAAACGGTCGGGTGGCTCCACACGCAAGTCAGAAGTTCGGTAACGAATCGATCTCTGATGACCTCCCATCTCCTCTCCGACGGAAGTGTCATTCTGCTTGGCGGATTTGGCAGTCGCGAGGATACGCCCTACCTTGCTCCTGTTGGCATCGTCGAGGTATATGACCCTCTGCTAAAGAGGATCACCGTGGCCACGCCTCTCATGACGCCTCGGTACTCTCACGCAAGCACCCTTTTGCCAGATGGAAGAATCCTTGTCATAGGAGGCGTTGGTTTCGATGGGATATCGAGAAGCTCCCTCAACACCACCGAACTCTATGATCCCCGCAATGGAACCGTCACCCCCGGACCACTCCTGAGTGTGGCTCGTCACAATTTCCGCGCGACGCCCCTGCCGGATGGTCGCGTTTACATCTCTGGAGGTGAGTCTTCTCAGATCAACCTCCAAACGGGCACACTCCGCGCGAAGAATGTGACGGTCGACGAAATCTTCGACCCGGCCACCAATCGTTTCTCGTTGGTGCAAGGGTCCGCTCCGCCACGGTTTTTCCACGCAACCGTCCTATCCAATGACGGAATCTTCTACTCCATCGGTGGGTTGGGAGAGGGAGGCGCCCGCACTGAAATCCTCAAATTCGATATCAAGTAG
- a CDS encoding DinB family protein yields the protein MTPHKPLLDDIVAILARTPASLSALLEGLPQALVTATEGYNTWSPYDVMGHLINGERVNWLPRARHILAGETRPFDPFDRTAQFTQSQGKQLSELLKTFELLRRDNLAALAGMNLTEADFNRVGQHPELGEVTLGQLLATWAVHDLDHLGQIARTLAKAHTRAVGPWGQYLSILKDRQQESVPNQAGSSKA from the coding sequence ATGACTCCCCACAAGCCTCTCCTTGATGACATCGTGGCCATTCTGGCGCGCACCCCCGCGAGCCTGTCGGCCTTGCTTGAAGGATTGCCTCAGGCCCTGGTGACGGCCACCGAAGGCTACAATACCTGGTCTCCCTATGATGTGATGGGTCACCTCATCAACGGCGAACGCGTCAATTGGCTCCCGCGCGCGCGGCACATCCTGGCGGGTGAGACCCGTCCCTTTGATCCATTTGACCGAACGGCTCAATTCACCCAGAGCCAAGGTAAGCAGCTATCCGAGCTGCTCAAGACATTCGAGCTGCTCAGGCGGGACAACCTGGCCGCGCTCGCTGGAATGAACCTTACGGAGGCGGACTTCAACCGTGTCGGACAGCATCCAGAGCTCGGTGAAGTCACCTTGGGCCAACTGCTGGCGACCTGGGCCGTGCATGATCTCGACCATCTCGGCCAGATTGCCCGAACACTTGCCAAGGCGCACACCCGTGCGGTCGGTCCCTGGGGGCAGTACCTCTCGATCTTGAAGGATCGCCAGCAGGAGTCCGTTCCCAATCAGGCAGGGTCAAGCAAGGCCTGA
- a CDS encoding YdeI/OmpD-associated family protein has translation MKLTATFEPRTRQDWRDWLALNHHQAKEIWLVFLKKHTQKAAFLYQDALEEALCFGWIDGVRQRIDEDRYAQRFSPRIKSSHWSEVNMGLATMLEAKGLMTSAGLASKPSSEPTPAHPLKQQGSDIPDWLQAAIQSDSTAWNTFLGLPPSHQRRYVGWISAAKREETRHKRITEAISLLRENKRIGLGPGEVRK, from the coding sequence ATGAAACTTACGGCCACCTTTGAACCTAGAACTCGCCAAGACTGGCGAGATTGGCTCGCGCTCAATCACCATCAAGCCAAAGAGATTTGGCTGGTCTTTCTTAAAAAACACACCCAGAAAGCTGCCTTTTTATATCAAGACGCACTCGAAGAGGCACTGTGCTTCGGCTGGATCGATGGCGTCCGGCAAAGGATCGATGAGGATCGGTATGCTCAACGATTCTCGCCAAGAATCAAATCCTCTCATTGGTCTGAAGTAAATATGGGTTTGGCGACGATGCTAGAGGCCAAAGGCCTGATGACCTCCGCGGGCCTTGCCTCGAAGCCTTCTTCTGAACCTACCCCCGCCCATCCCCTCAAACAGCAGGGTTCCGATATCCCAGACTGGCTTCAGGCTGCCATACAATCTGATTCCACGGCTTGGAACACCTTTCTCGGCCTGCCACCGTCCCACCAACGCCGATATGTCGGATGGATCTCGGCTGCCAAGCGGGAAGAAACTCGCCACAAGCGGATCACAGAAGCCATCTCTCTTCTCAGGGAGAACAAGCGCATTGGGCTGGGTCCCGGCGAAGTCAGAAAATAA
- a CDS encoding YciI family protein, with product MAKYLISFPSAAMVVPNGELEAVGRDAHAVIEEAKAAGVYIFGGGIDESVPPVLISANGSVAKGGYPWAPRLDGGFTVLDLPSREEAVAWAARIAKACRCDQELRVFGFDPQS from the coding sequence ATGGCCAAATACCTGATCTCCTTCCCCAGTGCGGCGATGGTCGTTCCCAATGGTGAGTTGGAGGCGGTAGGCCGCGACGCGCACGCGGTGATTGAAGAGGCGAAGGCCGCTGGTGTTTACATCTTCGGTGGCGGCATCGACGAAAGCGTTCCACCCGTGCTCATTTCTGCCAATGGCTCGGTCGCCAAGGGCGGCTACCCGTGGGCACCCAGGCTCGATGGTGGGTTCACCGTCCTCGACCTGCCCTCGCGCGAGGAGGCTGTCGCCTGGGCCGCGCGCATCGCAAAGGCCTGCCGCTGTGACCAAGAACTGCGCGTCTTCGGTTTTGACCCGCAGTCCTAA
- a CDS encoding VOC family protein — protein MTKVTPFLMFNDQLEAAMGFYTATFPDSEIRNIARTGKDGPITSAEFVVGGQVFMGYNGGDYFTFSEGFSLYVDCQNQAEVDEYWDKLVKAGATPTACGWIKDPFGLSWQIVPRRFMELIADKNPKKVQAVMEAMMTMVKLDVAALEKAYDEA, from the coding sequence ATGACTAAAGTGACACCGTTCCTGATGTTCAACGATCAGCTCGAGGCGGCCATGGGGTTCTACACCGCCACCTTCCCAGACTCCGAAATCAGGAATATCGCCCGCACCGGCAAGGACGGTCCGATCACCTCCGCCGAATTCGTCGTGGGCGGTCAAGTCTTCATGGGCTACAACGGGGGGGATTACTTTACCTTCTCCGAAGGTTTCTCACTCTATGTTGACTGCCAGAACCAGGCCGAAGTCGACGAGTATTGGGACAAACTGGTCAAGGCCGGGGCGACGCCTACCGCGTGCGGCTGGATCAAGGATCCGTTCGGTCTCTCGTGGCAGATTGTCCCGCGGCGATTCATGGAACTCATTGCCGATAAGAATCCCAAAAAGGTACAGGCGGTGATGGAAGCCATGATGACAATGGTAAAGCTCGATGTGGCGGCATTGGAGAAAGCCTATGATGAGGCGTAA
- a CDS encoding ester cyclase yields MSKNKSVVRRFNHEVIENLDMVAFSDLVSPEFINHSAPLGVSKGPDGFAAFFTNVLHQAFTDIKVLIHDQLEENDKVATRKTIEGTHSGPFFGHAKTGKRIFIQVTDIVHVKDGKYIEHWGSADIYGAIAQISKP; encoded by the coding sequence ATGAGTAAGAACAAATCAGTCGTCAGACGGTTCAATCATGAAGTCATCGAGAACCTCGATATGGTTGCCTTCTCTGACCTCGTCTCACCGGAATTCATTAACCATTCCGCGCCGCTCGGGGTTTCAAAGGGACCAGATGGATTTGCCGCCTTCTTCACCAATGTCCTCCACCAGGCTTTCACAGATATCAAGGTTTTGATCCATGACCAGCTTGAAGAAAACGATAAGGTTGCTACTCGAAAAACCATTGAAGGCACGCATTCTGGACCATTCTTTGGTCATGCGAAGACCGGCAAGCGAATCTTCATTCAAGTGACCGACATCGTGCATGTGAAAGACGGTAAATACATTGAACATTGGGGAAGTGCCGATATTTATGGAGCCATTGCCCAAATTTCAAAACCGTGA
- a CDS encoding DinB family protein encodes MNSDLARLYDHLEWADKAMLAALGQAESHDEKAHKLIAHIISAEHIWLTRIQSQPIGQTTAWDNLTLPECQALSAQIISDYRTLIESTSEQHLNELVTYRNLQGIEFQTPLRDILLHVALHGAYHRGQIAASLRNSGLEPPSTDFILFSRHNNS; translated from the coding sequence ATGAACTCAGATCTAGCCCGTCTCTACGATCACCTCGAATGGGCTGACAAGGCGATGCTTGCAGCTTTAGGTCAGGCCGAGAGCCATGATGAAAAGGCACACAAACTCATTGCACACATCATCTCAGCTGAGCACATTTGGCTCACACGCATTCAATCTCAACCCATTGGGCAAACTACGGCCTGGGACAATCTCACTCTGCCTGAATGCCAGGCACTCTCAGCTCAAATTATTTCTGATTACCGAACTCTGATTGAATCCACTTCAGAGCAACACCTGAATGAATTGGTAACCTATCGCAATCTACAGGGTATTGAGTTCCAGACTCCGCTAAGGGATATCCTTCTGCACGTGGCACTTCATGGGGCTTATCACCGTGGACAAATTGCAGCCTCTCTCCGAAATTCTGGGCTCGAGCCCCCGAGCACCGATTTCATCCTATTCAGTAGACACAACAACTCCTAG
- a CDS encoding DUF1398 family protein, producing MDANKVLKAAQATLTGSMPFPEIVARLIGNGVEYYYVDYASRLFTFYSTEGAVVQAPLSFEDLPAISEDFDKASLRAAIVDSQQHGQKFRDFSKRAVAAGVQGYFAFLRGQRVTYFGRQGDQHTEWFPGAKPSDA from the coding sequence GTGGATGCGAACAAGGTCCTCAAAGCTGCCCAAGCCACTCTCACAGGCTCAATGCCATTCCCTGAGATCGTGGCGCGTCTTATCGGCAATGGGGTGGAGTATTACTATGTGGACTATGCCTCCAGGCTATTTACCTTCTATAGCACTGAAGGTGCTGTGGTACAGGCTCCACTTTCTTTTGAAGACCTTCCTGCCATCTCAGAAGACTTCGACAAGGCTTCGCTACGAGCGGCCATTGTCGATAGTCAGCAGCACGGCCAGAAGTTTCGGGATTTTAGTAAGCGAGCTGTCGCCGCAGGAGTCCAAGGGTACTTCGCCTTCCTCCGAGGGCAGCGTGTGACCTATTTCGGTCGTCAGGGCGACCAACATACCGAATGGTTTCCCGGCGCCAAGCCCAGCGATGCCTAA
- a CDS encoding ABZJ_00895 family protein — protein MNKRFLTLRYIGLFAVLYFVLMFIVGLVIQTLEITPPSMSNILVIVGSVLLINAFFLRREKRPPSRNEYLGLVAGATLADFALEMYGLQYVIAPIQWGTIILVTLGHTLLFAVGFFPRRRDSNEPSAA, from the coding sequence GTGAACAAGCGCTTCTTGACCTTAAGATACATCGGCCTCTTCGCTGTTTTGTACTTCGTTCTTATGTTTATTGTTGGGCTTGTCATTCAAACTCTAGAGATCACACCACCTTCAATGAGCAACATCCTGGTCATCGTTGGCTCGGTTCTTCTCATCAACGCCTTTTTTCTTCGCAGGGAGAAACGCCCGCCGTCTCGGAACGAATATCTAGGGCTAGTTGCAGGCGCAACCCTGGCAGACTTCGCCCTAGAAATGTATGGCTTGCAGTATGTGATAGCACCAATCCAATGGGGCACCATCATTCTCGTCACACTTGGTCATACTTTGCTCTTCGCAGTTGGTTTCTTCCCCAGGCGCAGGGATTCCAATGAACCGTCTGCAGCCTAA
- a CDS encoding SEL1-like repeat protein, with protein MKHLWICLVVILAGCLSNPEIVNSFPTYLIRAKQGDQKAQFVVGLMYFRGQGVEESNAEACYWFRKSAEQGYADAQNKLGAMYFNGLGVNQSDIEAVIWYSKAAEQGHAEAANDLGVMYESGRGGLKDHSKATNWYHKSAAQGAVLGQFNLARMYELGLGTQQNYSEAVKWYHMAAQQGNEKAQNNLGTMYEHGKGVAQDYNKALYWYRMAAKKNHPIANSNIGCMYEQGLGVVQNDFEAVKWLQRAADLGWGPAQNALALMYKQGKGVPRDLGQAKKWFKKAADQRVEGAAEALIELTNEDNNHAP; from the coding sequence ATGAAGCATCTTTGGATTTGCCTGGTTGTCATTCTCGCTGGATGTCTTTCGAATCCAGAAATTGTAAATTCCTTTCCTACATATCTCATTCGAGCCAAACAGGGGGATCAGAAAGCTCAATTCGTAGTCGGTTTGATGTATTTCAGAGGCCAAGGCGTTGAGGAAAGTAATGCTGAAGCCTGTTACTGGTTCCGCAAGTCAGCGGAGCAAGGCTATGCGGATGCCCAGAACAAACTTGGAGCGATGTATTTCAATGGGCTAGGCGTAAACCAGAGTGATATCGAGGCCGTTATCTGGTACAGCAAGGCTGCAGAGCAAGGCCATGCAGAAGCCGCGAACGATCTCGGGGTGATGTACGAAAGTGGCCGCGGAGGTCTCAAAGATCATTCTAAAGCAACAAATTGGTATCATAAATCCGCTGCCCAGGGCGCAGTACTAGGTCAATTCAATCTTGCCAGGATGTATGAACTAGGACTCGGGACACAACAAAATTATTCAGAAGCTGTGAAGTGGTATCACATGGCGGCCCAACAGGGGAATGAAAAGGCCCAGAACAATCTGGGGACGATGTACGAACACGGCAAAGGAGTGGCCCAGGATTATAATAAGGCTCTCTATTGGTACCGAATGGCTGCCAAGAAAAATCATCCAATCGCCAATAGCAATATTGGTTGTATGTATGAGCAAGGGCTTGGAGTGGTACAGAACGATTTTGAAGCGGTTAAATGGCTGCAACGGGCTGCTGATTTAGGTTGGGGCCCCGCGCAAAACGCCCTTGCCTTGATGTACAAGCAGGGGAAAGGTGTACCCAGGGATCTTGGTCAGGCAAAGAAGTGGTTTAAAAAGGCGGCGGATCAAAGGGTCGAAGGAGCGGCCGAGGCATTGATTGAATTAACAAATGAAGATAATAATCATGCTCCATAA
- a CDS encoding FRG domain-containing protein produces the protein MDTHYLNETVDIHKFFRAYRSHPPGGWWFRGQADISWPLLPKAGRPENFLPDNRDLGRFSHWRFSAAAYFDSLPQNDWECLAMAQHHGLATRLLDWTSNPLVALYFACCEHNDVDGAVYLYDPDRFVKEDALPLDATVVGVAYIPRAIAPRILNQKGAFTLHGPPTAEIEDKPHMIWTEHSNLARLGIRKEQKPEILTMLNDYGVNQVSLFPDLDGLSNHINWETRLMVKPSGPNA, from the coding sequence ATGGACACTCACTACCTCAACGAAACGGTCGATATCCACAAATTCTTCCGGGCGTATCGTTCCCATCCTCCTGGAGGTTGGTGGTTTCGTGGGCAAGCAGATATTTCATGGCCGCTTCTACCAAAGGCAGGGCGCCCTGAGAATTTTCTTCCTGATAATCGAGATTTGGGGAGATTTAGTCATTGGCGATTTTCTGCTGCTGCCTATTTTGATTCGCTCCCACAGAACGATTGGGAATGTCTGGCAATGGCCCAGCATCATGGCTTAGCTACCAGGTTGCTGGATTGGACATCAAATCCATTGGTGGCATTGTATTTTGCGTGTTGTGAGCACAACGATGTAGATGGCGCTGTATACCTTTACGACCCCGATAGGTTCGTCAAAGAAGATGCGCTTCCTTTAGATGCCACCGTCGTTGGTGTCGCTTACATCCCACGGGCCATTGCTCCGCGGATCCTAAATCAGAAAGGTGCATTCACCCTTCATGGCCCTCCGACTGCCGAGATTGAGGATAAACCCCACATGATTTGGACCGAACATTCAAATCTGGCTAGGCTCGGAATCAGAAAGGAGCAGAAACCGGAGATCCTAACAATGCTTAACGATTATGGAGTCAACCAGGTAAGCCTTTTCCCGGATTTAGATGGTCTTTCCAATCACATTAATTGGGAAACACGACTGATGGTCAAACCTTCTGGCCCGAATGCCTAA
- a CDS encoding restriction endonuclease, with protein sequence MTITEAIVEVMRAKASPMTAEEAYRAILEAKLYEFHADNPEHVVRSQIRRHCEGIDFPSAATTKHFRLVGENRYEPLPNAVRLQPKSRKAELKPTKMPPKNVPPHASSLRDLQVLHGKYVSELKKKILNDLKKMSPSAFELFAKRLLDVYGFHDTKVTQISGDGGIDGYGKLKVGLANLNVAFQCKRWTKGNIQRPEIDKFRGAAQGDFEQGLFFTTASFSEGAIAASIKRGAVPIILVDGDSMVDLMFEKGFGVQIETLSIPSYALDLALGNDDPEP encoded by the coding sequence ATGACCATTACTGAAGCGATTGTAGAAGTCATGCGTGCGAAAGCCTCCCCAATGACCGCCGAAGAGGCCTATCGCGCAATTCTAGAGGCCAAGCTTTACGAATTTCACGCAGACAACCCAGAACATGTCGTCCGGAGTCAGATTCGGCGCCACTGCGAAGGCATCGATTTCCCAAGCGCAGCTACAACAAAACACTTCCGGCTTGTCGGCGAGAATCGATATGAGCCTCTGCCAAATGCTGTCCGACTGCAGCCCAAGTCTCGCAAAGCCGAATTGAAGCCAACCAAAATGCCACCGAAGAATGTACCTCCGCACGCTTCAAGTCTTCGCGACCTTCAGGTATTACACGGTAAATATGTCTCTGAATTGAAAAAGAAAATTCTGAATGACCTAAAAAAAATGTCGCCATCAGCCTTTGAGCTTTTTGCCAAGCGCCTTCTCGATGTTTACGGTTTTCATGATACGAAAGTGACTCAAATATCGGGCGATGGTGGTATTGATGGCTACGGCAAATTGAAAGTCGGTCTGGCGAATTTAAATGTCGCCTTTCAGTGTAAAAGATGGACAAAGGGGAATATTCAGAGGCCCGAGATTGACAAATTTCGGGGTGCCGCCCAAGGAGATTTCGAACAAGGCTTATTCTTCACCACAGCATCCTTCTCTGAAGGAGCTATTGCCGCATCCATCAAACGAGGGGCTGTTCCAATAATTTTAGTCGATGGTGATTCCATGGTCGACCTGATGTTTGAAAAGGGTTTTGGTGTTCAGATCGAAACACTTTCGATTCCATCCTATGCACTGGACCTCGCTTTAGGAAATGACGACCCTGAGCCTTAA
- a CDS encoding PF20097 family protein, protein MNQLFESCPACSAHMDHGFLSSPTGPVQWSLKEPSVLARMLQTGEILVDISMPSMSYLQGWRCTKCGLIILNAQQ, encoded by the coding sequence ATGAATCAATTATTCGAATCCTGTCCTGCCTGCTCGGCTCACATGGACCACGGCTTTCTTTCTTCGCCAACCGGCCCAGTCCAATGGTCTTTAAAGGAGCCAAGTGTTTTGGCGAGAATGCTCCAGACGGGGGAAATCCTCGTAGATATTTCAATGCCCTCAATGTCGTACCTCCAAGGCTGGCGATGTACCAAGTGCGGGCTCATCATTCTCAATGCCCAACAATGA
- a CDS encoding PF20097 family protein yields the protein MNQSFESCPACSAHVDAGFLSSPTGPIQWSSKEPGILARLLQTGEVLVDVSMPSVSYLHGWRCTKCGLIILNPNNDRPNP from the coding sequence ATGAACCAATCATTCGAATCTTGTCCTGCCTGCTCTGCTCATGTGGATGCCGGGTTTCTTTCTTCGCCAACTGGCCCTATTCAATGGTCCTCAAAGGAGCCTGGCATTCTCGCGAGATTACTTCAGACGGGCGAAGTCCTCGTAGATGTGTCAATGCCCTCAGTGTCATACCTCCATGGTTGGCGTTGCACCAAATGCGGCCTGATTATTCTCAATCCCAACAATGATCGGCCTAACCCTTAG
- a CDS encoding Shedu anti-phage system protein SduA domain-containing protein, with protein MRFLSGQESLEELQKSDPLNEHFVWWDDISQEDHEALQQALDEAKREEDIQQFLQSNPLHLIQHLGGGHGRWVIPKQKLGAEHVTDFVIGQCSSIGYEWQAVELESPIKPMFNKNGDPSQFLNHAIRQITDWRAWLKSNQAYASRPRTESGLSLTDIDSNIKGLILIGRRSNIDPETNQRRRQLAQNLNIEIHSYDFLLQALSGRLNCIRKSNHT; from the coding sequence ATGCGATTCCTGTCCGGTCAAGAGTCACTCGAGGAACTTCAAAAATCAGACCCACTTAACGAACATTTCGTCTGGTGGGATGACATCTCGCAAGAAGATCATGAAGCATTACAGCAGGCACTCGATGAAGCAAAGCGAGAGGAGGATATTCAGCAATTCCTCCAGTCGAATCCCCTACATTTAATCCAGCATCTCGGTGGTGGCCATGGTCGCTGGGTCATCCCGAAACAGAAACTCGGAGCAGAACATGTGACTGACTTTGTTATTGGTCAGTGCAGCTCTATTGGGTATGAATGGCAAGCCGTTGAACTGGAGAGCCCGATTAAACCTATGTTCAATAAGAACGGCGATCCGTCTCAATTTCTAAATCACGCGATTCGCCAAATCACTGATTGGCGGGCCTGGCTTAAATCCAATCAGGCCTATGCATCACGTCCACGCACTGAAAGTGGCCTGTCACTAACTGATATTGACTCAAATATCAAAGGCCTCATTCTCATCGGCCGCCGCTCAAACATAGATCCAGAAACCAATCAGAGAAGAAGGCAGCTTGCCCAGAATCTCAATATTGAAATCCATTCCTATGATTTTCTTTTGCAAGCTCTTAGCGGAAGGCTAAATTGTATTCGCAAATCGAATCACACCTAA